The following nucleotide sequence is from Apium graveolens cultivar Ventura chromosome 4, ASM990537v1, whole genome shotgun sequence.
TTAAAACTCTCTCTTGACCTGGGATACTACAAGTTTCGAATCCCCACAAACTTTCAAGTTTTTAACCTTCAATGTCCCTGCAAGGCCTAGTCCAACGATTAGAGCTTCGTACTCAGCCTCATTATTCGTGATAGGAAAATCTAACTTTATGGCGTATTCAATTAGAAACCCATTGAGCTTTATAACACTagccctgctccacttgaatttgtttttgatgccccatcaaaatagagtaCCCAGAATTCCTTATCATTGATATGCTCTCCTTCATTCCCCTCTTTTCCTTCCATGCCTTGAGGTATATCTTTCTGCCCCCCGACATCTTGGTTGACgatggtacattcaaccacgaagtcagccaaggCCTGGGCTTTGATTATCGTTCGAGGTTTATACTTAATATCAAATTCCCCCAGCTCTATGGCCTATTTGATAAGCCTTCCACTGGCTTTAGGACtatgaatgatgtttctcaaagGTTGGTTTGTTAATAACTCAATATTATGAGCTTAGAAGTAGGGACGCAACTTCCTTAAGGCCATAACCAACGCTAAAGCGAACTTTTCTATAGTTGAATAGTTCAACTCAGCCCCATGtagaattttgctaacataatATATGGGTTTCTAGACTTTAAGCTCATCCTTTACGAACACGGCGCTCAGGGCATTTTCAAAAACGGCCAAATATAAGTATAAGGTTTCATCCAAGACTGGCTTTACCAATAAAGGGGCTTGAACCATGTATTTCTTTAACTCCTCAAATGCCATTTGACTTTCATCAGTCCATGTAAAGTCTTTTACTTTCTTCAAAGCTTTGAAGAATGGTAAGCACTTATCCCCGGACTTAGAGATGAAACGTGCCAAAGCTGCCACTCTTCCagtaagcttctgaacatcctttaCGGAATGTGGAGGTTCCATGTCTAAGATGGCCTTTATCTTGTCtggattggcctcaattcccctcttggagaccattaatcctaaAAAATTTCCAGACCCAACTCCAAAAGCGCACTTggcaggatttaacatcattttgtgatagCTTAAGACCTGAAAAACTTCCCTCATGTGGGTTATATGGTCTGCCTATACGAagctcttgactaacatgtcaaCTACGTAAACCTCCATGGTTTTCCCAATAAACTTCTTATGGATATTATTTACCAATCTTTGGTAtatgcattcttgagaccaaatgtcaTAACAAGATAGCAAAAAACACCAAattcagtgataaatgataccttgggGATGTCATCCTTATACATCTTTATCTAATTGTATCTgttaaatccatccatgaaactcagcatctcgtgCCCCGCGGTAGCGTCTATCAGAGTGTCTATCCTTGGAAGAGGAAAACAATCCTTCAGATATGCATCATTCAGATTGATGAAATTaacacacattctccacttttCATTAGCCTTTTTCACCATCACAGGATTAGCCAGCCATTCCGGAAATTATATCTTCTCAATGAAACcaacctctaagagcttctcaacCTCTTGTTTGATGGCTTCCTACCTTTTAGGGGCAAAACTCCTTTTCTTTCACTTTACGGTCTTTCGATTATGATTCACATTCAATTTATGGGTGATTAATTTAGGATCTATATCGGGCATATCTGCTGCCGACCATGCGAATACATCATTATTCTCTTGCAAAAAACTTattaacttccctctaaggggctcttcCAATGATGCTCCAACAAAAGTTACTTTCTTAGGATCCGCGGGAACCAAGGAATCGGGATCAAATCCTCCGCCTATTTTCCTCATTTCTCGTCATATTCatgaacatccatatcttcaatggcAAGACCTGCCCCCAtctccatctgccctcagtgaggcTATATAATAGCTTCTAGCCATCTTCTGGTCTCTTCTTTCTTCTCCTATCCCACCTATGGTTGGAAACTTGATCACTGAATGGTAGGAGGAAGGGACTGACTTGAAGGCATGTATACATGTCATTCCCATGGTCCTATTATATGTTGATCCATCCTTAACCACTACAAAGTTCAACATCGGCGTAGCTTGTCTTGGCTCCTGGCCCATAATTAAAGGTAGCTTAATTATCCTTTCAACGGTACATTCAACTCCAATGAACCCGTATATCGGCATATCAGTCGGGGTTAATTAAGAATCATTGTATCCCATCCTTATGAAGTTATCATAGAGTAAGATGTTTGTCGATGCTCCATTGTCTACAAGGACTCTCTTTACTGGGATGTTTCCTATGATAGGTGTTATGACTAGGGgatcgtcatggggaaacttgaCTCCTTCCAAGTCAAAGTCTTCGAAtgtcattgttactcctgtctTGGCCCTTTTCGGGACTTCTCCAACTATGTGCGTGACTTCTTTAGCATAAGCTTTCCTTGAGTTTTTAGACGAGCCAACTATAGTTGGTCctctgaagattgtatttatcactggTCCTCGGGGTTAGGGATTTCACCCCTAATCATCTTGATCCCTCATACGGTCATCAAAGTTCATTGTCCCATTATTGCTCATTTCTCCCCTCTCCCCTTCCCTAGTATACTTACTCAATCTTCCTttatgaataaggaattcaatttcatctttcaattgccgacactcatcggtgtcatgaccaacatccttgtgaaatcgaCAATATTTGCTTTTATATAGCTTGGAAAGATCAACCTTCAGGGGCTTTAACCAGCGGATATCTCTATCtctctcaatttccatcaagatttgGTTCCTAGGAGCATTCAGCCTAGCATACTTAGTAAAATTTTATCCAGGTCCCCCCTTCTTTGGTGGGAATCAGCTTCTTTGTCAAccctaggatacttgtcctttgtACTGTGTTCTTGGTCTGTCTTCCGCTTCTTGCCACTAGTGGGCTCATTGTTCACCATTGTTTTCCTCATGCTTACTTCAACTTGGAAGTACTTTCCCGCTCTACTTTGGAGTTGTAGCATTTTTTCTGGTGGCCACTTGACGAAAGACATCTTGTAGAACTCATTATTGCTTCCTTGTTGTAATGCTATCATAGCTATTTTATCATCAAGATTATGGAAATTTTAGGGATtcctttgtaaaatgattcagATAGTCCATAACAGACTCCTTTACTCcttgcacaatactcatgagAGAGGCAGAGCTTTTTTCATGCACCTTTCCGCTGATGAACTGCTTGATGTAAGCTTGACTTAAAACTCTAAAGGATCCAATTAAGTTTGGTAGAAAGTGGCTAAACCACCTTTGGTCCATGCCTGACAAGATTTGAGGGAAAGCTCGACATTTAATTGCATCATTCGGGGGATGCAGTAAGAGCGCATTAGAGAaggtcctgacatgattagccGGATCCCTCGTTTCATTATAGGCCTTTATAAtcggcatcttgaacttccttgcAATATGGGTGTTCATGATTTCTGTTGTGAAAGGCGGGGTTGGATCGTATGGGTCTCCGAGGGGGAGAAACTCAAACGGGTTTCCCCGAGGGACATCCATCGATTTTTCTCTAGAAGTTTTCTCCAAATCGATAACTTGGGCAGTTCCCCTAGTTCCTCTAGCTCGGTCAATCCTTGTTGGCTTTCTAGCCTGACTTTTCTCCATAATCCTCTTTAGCCTTAGGATTTCTGCCTCATGAGCACGGATTATTTCTTCGAAAGTCTGGGATGCCACTCCTCGAACTTCTTAAAATTCGGGTTTCCTACCTCCAACTGGCTCAAGACGTCTACCTCCAACGGGCTCTTTATCCCTTCATCTCCTCTTGTGATAGGCATCTTCATCAGTTGGCTCTCCACTCTCCTCAGTTGTATAGGGTCCGGATACATCTATTTCATTGTTGGTTGATTGCAGATCTCTAAGATAATTAGGATCGTCCCAAGGCTGTGGTCGAGGTGGTAGAGGTGGCCTACTCCCTCCAGCCTCTAAGTATATTGGAATCCCATAAGTGGGGTTTATGGGCATGTGATACACTATGGTTGACATCTCAAAGCCCGCAGATTGAGTCCCCAAAGGAGCATTCAGATTCGAATTTTGAGGATTCGCGCATAAAGCTGGGGGTGGCTGTGATCCTTGGGAGTAAGTTGAGTGAGGGGGAATCTCAATGGCGGACAAAATTATATGGGTAGTCCCAGCCGGTATTTCTTCAGAAATGTTGTTTCTGCATCGTGTGAGTATCATGGTGGTTATTGTCCCAcggacggcgccaaatgttatgggtAAAAACTAAGATATATTTAATATGAGGTTCGTGAGCTCAAGGCCCTATTTGATTGCTCTCATGTTTCGTGACTTAATCTGCattcacaagatgcctacgtatcttgctatatgccaatgatcaagtcaaataacgtagttctgattggtgggggtgaaaCCCCTTATATAGGCGTGTGATGCCTTGAATTAGATTAGGATTAGGAGACTTGACAAGTCTCATatttagaatggactttggagtcctagaatgCAGGAAATTGATTTCTTATCCCATGAGTTTCCTTGGATGTCAATCTCCAAGAAATTATATCCTTAGTTGAAGTTTATTTGTTAGCTGATTTTATCCATATTTATAAATTACGaaaataattaatattcagggATTTAGGTCTCTTTAAATTGGCTTTATTTGCAGACCAAACCGgatataattaatgcgatattagttacgcaatcagggtttattttatccCCTATCAAAAAATTTCATAACAAAGTATTAATTTtagattaattaattttaatattttattacatttataaaaagtataaataatatatatgacgattataaaatattgttaaaattagtaaaattaaatttgaaaaaaaaaaactaaatatatAGTTGAACCTCGATGAAATAATAATCAATATAGTAATAACcttgctaaaataatatttttctccggTCCCAACATAATGAACACAATGTATATTTACTACAGATAAAGTAATAAACTCgttaaagtaatattttttcttggtcCCAACCATATTACTTTATAGAGATTTAACTGTAATTAGTTGGATGAAGTTAATATAACGGACATGAGGATAATGCCAAATAATACATGATAGTGATCGACGCTAAATCAAACTAAAGATAATTTTTATACTATGAATAtgggttaaaataaaattaaaaattaccTAATTGGTTGGTAGATATATTGTAGGCTTTAAAATAAGTGGAATGACGGCATCCGACCCAAATAtccgaaatattaaaagtttaaTAATAAACATGCATGCCTGTATAATGTTTGAGTTTATATAATTAGGGTTTTTTTGAATTCCTATAGTATTCATACTACCTTATTACAACTAAACTAGAGATAATTAGTTAGTCATTATTACTTAAAAACAAACTAGAGATAATTTTTAGTTAGGATTATAGCGTCAGACTAAAACAAAtcaatatattatattcattTCAACTAATCGAATTTATACAAGTGATCCgggataaataaaaattaaaatcagaaaataattagaCCAGTTAAAACTTAATAAATATACTTTTATCCGGGATAACATAAAAAAATTACCATTATTCGAGGTTTAAACaaattaaactaaaataaatttgaatataattAGTTAAATTTGATCGGTATATTGGACCGGGCTAATAAAAAATAATGTACATAATGGATCCGTACTAAAACAACACTATAATTAAACTAAAATAATTTGTATACAACTGATCGTATATTATTGATTTGAGTTAAAATTTACCTTtttaactaaaatataattatatttataatcacccctataaaattaataaaactaTATATTTCAATAGGTATATTTTTTTTGAATGTTACTTATTTCAAAAATATCACTAACTTAAATACAAATGTGtatatttattattattgttaaatcatatatatttaaaattttaaataaataaatttgtaACTGTTGTTTGAGAAATTTTCTAAGGAATTTATTATTCGAGGAGGATGAATAATATTCCATAATAATATTCGAAAATTTAGGCATAGAGCTTCTGGATTAATGACTGGGGGTCGATGTCGGCTACGGTGAAGAAACTCGATGAGTCACTGGTAGCATCGAAAGAATAAGCAAATGGAAGCTTTTGAAAAATCATGACATTTGAGAGGAGCTAATGAAAATTTTTAAAGACAAGAGGCACCCAGGTGATGCGTGCGAACAAAAAAAAAGTTATTAGAAATATCTTATTAGAAATATCTATTCTACATGGCAGCACGGCGAAACATAATTCTCGACGGCATCACGACGATGCACCGGAAAGGAGATCAAGCACCAATAAATAAAAAAAGACAAACAAAGATGGGAGCAGCACGTGAGCAAAAAGAACGGAAAATGGACTAGGTGATGGTGATGGTGATGGGAGGTGAACATCTTCTTTGTGGGACCAGAAGTAACacaaaaaaagtaaaaaaaatcaGTTCAACCGGAGGAACACAGGGCAGGAGAAGCATGgtaacaaaaaaagaaaaaaaagcaCCGCACGATCATGACGACAACCAGCAACGGAAAAGATTATTAGAATTCACAATCGGCCGGGGAAGAAAAATAAAGATAAGATATTTTTTTGCTGATTTATTTCTGCATATTAATTATTACGTGATATATGCATAGATATTAtgtttttcttttaattttttataagAAAAATATTTAGTGATAAAATTCCTGCGAGTCATATTTTTTATGATTGTAAAATTATTGCGTCATTCTAATTTTAGACGACgcatatatatttgaaaatattgTACGAGATATTTATTTGAGAGAATTGTTGATTTTTAGAAGATCGTACGAGCTGCATCTTTctgaaatataaaatatttgagAGAATTGTGAATTGGAATTGCTAAGTTGGGTAGCTGAGACAACCACTTGCAAAGATATACACTATGGATTGTGAACTTGTTTATTATTGACACCTTACGCCTAGAGGCAGAAATATTACAAATGGAAATATTGAAGGTGCGAGCTCACCTTACCTCAAGTATGGAAAGAGGTTGAAGGTCGATAGTTTCACCTTATCTCAAGTACCGAAAGAGATTGAAGGTCGGGAATTCCACCTCATCTTATGCTGAAGGCATGTTTGTTGAACTTGTTACATTCAGATAATACCAGCAGTTCACCTCAACAATACTATTTCACAATTCGCTGCTATATTTATCTTGAAGAGTGTGTACGCCAAGCTCCAACTTAATAATGATATTCACAATGGTTTTATAAATTTGTGCTCACGTAGCCACAAACAAGGGAAATATGTATCTTTTTCGGATCTTGCATGGTCTCGCACGTGTATTTTTGCATAATTATTTTGAGCACGAAGGTGCTCCGTGTTATGTACTAAGTTCTGATTTTCATTTGTTTCAGCAATCGAAGAATGTTTAGTTCTCCACTGCAGCAGGCTACACTGAAGAActggggtagttgttatgccacATTTTGGCATAGCCAATATTTTCTAATAATCccataatttattaattattaattatgttTAATAATTTATTGCTTAAGGCCCAATCTATCCTCTCTCCGAAACGAGAAAAAAATCAATCTCAATAAATCAATAACAGAAAATATCTCTCAACGATATCTTTCGAATCACGAAGATATCATAACGCTCAGATTAAATCAGATAAAAGCAGTAATTACCATATTAACGAAACTTATCCCTAAAGTCTCTTAGGGATAAGCCCAAATTTCACAGAACTGCGTAGGCTTAATCCAATATAAATTGGTACGCCGACATCTTGGCAAAGGGATCTGATACAACGAGACAAATCGAGACACCTCCCAAGTCCAACCTCTCTTTTTCATAAACCCTAATCTCACACTTATACCTAATTCACTTTTTTATTCCAGCAACCCTCTGATTTCGTGTTGTTACGAAATTCCTCCAACAACAATAACTTCAAAATTTcacttcaaattaaattcaaaaaaatatattttattaaaattaatccGTGCATCGCACAAGTTATTATAGgctaataaattaaaattaataaatctaAAGTGTAACCATAGAATAAAGTTTGATAGGAACTACTCaatatattaaattaataatacttattccttattatgCAGTAGTGTTAAAATTATGGGTGATGTGGGGTTATAGTTAAACACTAATTATTATACTGTTATTTTGACTagggctgttcacgaaccgagtTGTTCGCGAACAAATTCGAGCTCGACTCGTTAAGAGCTCGTTCGGATCAGCTCGTTCGTGAAATCGAGCTCGAACTCGAACACATAAACGTGTTCGTTAAGCaaaacgagctcgagccgagttTTAATATGTTCGACTTGAGTTCGGCTCGAACTCGGCTCGAACTCATTCGGCTCGGGCTCGTTCGTTAAAAACCCGAAAAATATAACCATTAGATTAGATAGATGAACAGATACAGAGAAAGCAACTGAATGAATACAATACAAGTACAACTTCATCTGCACCCAAATCTAAA
It contains:
- the LOC141718691 gene encoding putative mitochondrial protein AtMg00860, whose product is MREVFQVLSYHKMMLNPAKCAFGVGSGNFLGLMVSKRGIEANPDKIKAILDMEPPHSVKDVQKLTGRVAALARFISKSGDKCLPFFKALKKVKDFTWTDESQMAFEELKKYMVQAPLLVKPVLDETLYLYLAVFENALSAVFVKDELKV